A stretch of Henckelia pumila isolate YLH828 chromosome 4, ASM3356847v2, whole genome shotgun sequence DNA encodes these proteins:
- the LOC140861780 gene encoding uncharacterized protein encodes MAMIRNNMNADISYYKAWRGKELADNILKGDPTKSFTLLPCYLHMVEKMNRGSITDICIDEKNRFKYMFLAFGACVRGYRSMRKVVSIDGTWCKKKGAVELFLQIAKIYKQNEFDIAYSDFRKRYPEAAQFLDERDTLDRWTRAYCPNTRYNIMTTNGVESINARLLEERKLPIISLLDSLQRLTSSWFVRYRNASVAANTNLTPTIEGILRSRFTDAQGMQVFELGRLEFDVRSGRHSAIVDLESKRCTCRVFDIDRVPCSHAIAASWLAKIDLYQLCSEYYSTMTWCMAYSETVYPVPEESEWPRNINFPVVLPPCLEKRVGRKKQKRIPSIGEFSKR; translated from the exons ATGGCGATGATACGCAATAATATGAATGCTGATATATCATATTACAAGGCTTGGAGAGGGAAAGAACTAGCAGACAATATTTTGAAAGGTGATCCTACCAAAAGTTTTACTTTACTGCCTTGTTATTTACACATGGTTGAGAAGATGAATCGAGGAAGCATAACAGACATATGTATTGACGAGAAAAATCGATTCAAGTATATGTTTCTTGCTTTTGGTGCATGTGTCAGGGGATATCGAAGCATGCGAAAAGTTGTATCAATTGATGGCACATG GTGCAAAAAGAAGGGTGCAGTTGAACTTTTTCTGCAAATTGCAAAAATTTATAAGCAAAACGAGTTTGATATTGCATACAGTGATTTTAGGAAGAGATATCCTGAGGCCGCACAGTTTTTGGACGAGAGAGATACACTTGATCGATGGACTCGAGCATATTGCCCAAATACCCGTTACAATATTATGACGACAAACGGGGTTGAATCGATCAATGCTCGACTACTTGAAGAGAGGAAGCTTCCTATTATTTCACTTTTAGATTCTTTGCAGAGACTGACATCATCTTGGTTTGTCCGCTATCGCAACGCATCAGTTGCAGCTAACACTAATCTGACCCCAACCATAGAGGGAATTCTTCGAAGCCGTTTCACTGATGCCCAGGGAATGCAAGTTTTTGAATTGGGCCGTCTTGAGTTTGATGTTCGGAGTGGTCGACATTCGGCCATTGTGGACCTGGAATCTAAAAGATGCACTTGCCGAGTTTTTGATATTGATAGAGTCCCATGTTCTCATGCCATTGCAGCCAGTTGGTTAGCGAAGATTGACTTATATCAATTGTGTTCAGAGTATTATTCTACGATGACATGGTGCATGGCTTACTCAGAGACTGTCTATCCCGTTCCCGAAGAAAGTGAATGGCCACGTAACATTAATTTTCCAGTGGTCCTACCTCCTTGTTTAGAGAAGAGAGTAGGTAGAAAAAAACAGAAGAGAATTCCTTCTATTGGTGAATTTAGCAAAAGGTAG
- the LOC140866291 gene encoding uncharacterized protein, which yields MEVAKGVQRWAVDISKWNPSVNHLSFFISLLPQLEHSSINRFVKLEDRKRALVSRLLQYSLVHQILGIPFDEIIIRRTAEGKPYLVCANPEIGFPNFNFNASHHGDYVAIASEPICLVGLDIVSHSIPVNETAQEFIQNFSSYFSSLEWYHVISASSSEEKLKIFYRYWCLKEAYVKALGTGVGYKLDDVEFHHNGWKNISAKVAGNELKDWKFWLLELDQHHSLSIARGHPRTATSSYKSTLKQTEFDKDMYSMGLHLPNSSFMFLTVEDLVPVQRKPEGLSLDLSRNHLGSQNGDDDENAMFSEL from the exons ATGGAGGTGGCAAAGGGGGTTCAGAGATGGGCTGTTGACATATCCAAGTGGAATCCTTCTGTCAATCACTTGTCTTTTTTCATTTCCCTTCTTCCTCAGCTTGAGCACTCCTCCATCAATAG GTTTGTGAAATTGGAGGATCGAAAACGTGCTCTAGTAAGCCGGTTGTTGCAGTATTCACTTGTGCATCAAATACTAGGGATCCCATTTGATGAAATCATCATTAGGCGCACGGCGGAGGGAAAACCTTATTTG GTTTGTGCAAACCCGGAGATTGGATttccaaattttaattttaatgcatCCCATCATGGCGACTACGTTGCAATAGCATCAGAACCTATATGTCTGGTGGGTTTAGATATCGTTTCTCATTCCATTCCTGTAAATGAAACAGCTCAGGAGTTCATTCAAAACTTCTCTTCATACTTCTCTAGTTTAGAATGGTATCATGTCATCAGTGCTAGCTCTTCGGAGGAGAAGCTGAAAATATTTTACCG ATATTGGTGTCTGAAAGAAGCTTATGTCAAGGCCTTAGGTACTGGTGTAGGTTACAAGTTGGACGATGTTGAATTCCACCACAACGGGTGGAAAAACATATCCGCCAAAGTCGCGGGAAATGAGTTGAAGGATTGGAAATTCTGGCTGCTAGAACTGGACCAACACCATTCG TTGTCCATCGCCAGAGGCCATCCAAGAACAGCCACCTCTAGTTACAAGAGCACGCTAAAACAGACAGAATTTGACAAGGACATGTACAGCATGGGATTACATCTTCCAAATTCGAGTTTCATGTTTCTGACTGTCGAGGATCTTGTACCAGTTCAGCGTAAGCCGGAAGGGTTATCTCTTGATTTATCCAGAAACCATCTTGGATCCCAaaatggtgacgatgatgagaATGCCATGTTTTCGGAGttataa
- the LOC140862959 gene encoding uncharacterized protein isoform X1: protein MAGHARYELTSASPDSSFSGNYQNGQRSYSGPTLDRPSSFRENAESRMFGFGKATPRGSATSSDMPTLSQCLMLDPVVVGEKKNAHSVELRRVLGFSVGSSSEDNSFGAAYPKNLSPLAVEELKRLRTSVADSCVKASGRAKRLDEHLNKLHKYYDAMTSKKQQRLELMTNERSSGSNLKIGSQMHRNSPELGNQKLDDRPKNVVLNKRMRSSVTETRAESRNNGVPRSSLVAKEREIVKYNNADPDMAEEKIRRLPASGEGWDKRMKRKRSVGAVFSRSIDSDGEVKRPMHHKLTSDSSLQAPDSNIGFRSGASSGSKKVDSTSPAGSNARATIKNDQEKSALSKDFSIGQNKERAFGKGNLKLNNREDNNTNCPSPIVKGKAARAPRSGSTISTNAASNIPRLPGTLESWEQPQGVSKAPSIVGVNNRKRAMPAGSSSPPITQWGGQRSNKISRTRRTNLMPVNHDEVQIPFEACSPSSFGPRLSIAATNASLLSKSAPNGNQNFKSKPESVPSPSRLSDSEESGAVENRNKERVVGNGGMEEKAANAGMNVMPSVIPVEKNKNIVKKESGDGVRRQERSGRVSPFSRESVSPLREKVDNVMPVVKPLRNVRSGSDKNGSKSGRRLKKLADRRGFPRIGHLANGGSPDCSGESEDDHEELLEAANLAYHSSLNACSSDFWKTVEPLFASMSEEEKSYLIRQVKLAEESCGCLSQNCCHGSNLQGRLDRLGQDEMYASDVFSCERSIHMKNDIGSKDSLDKAEFVQQFQNSSLFQCPSAQKDYEISTPLFQRVLSALIVEVDIEESEETGFGRPRSSVNDTCLFIGNGSKHVDMLEFCEPILGSQTLKNGNPHTVFPCNGNTDFNSRPSGRDHLCNGELFQKDGEYLHSEIEVSVRFTRGDYIPPKYPANNCNVSPIDCAYEQMSMDEKIVLELQSIGLLESIPDLDDKEDEPINQDIVQLERGLLEKNGKKKISLDKICKAVREAKNDGRCEPEQVAMDRLIELSYKKLLATKGSFASKHGIAKVSKQFALAFVKRSLARCRMFEDSGASCFSEPPLREIIHATPPRSFETEPLSNLGVAKDGVSSDAFATLTHQSDHAFAKKGPISNRGKKKEVLLDDVGGAAIRATPALGSLGGTKGKRSERDRDRDTSTRNTVTKAGRSSLASSKGDRKTKSKPKQKTAQLCTSGNGFVNKLTDTTNPICTSASVSGDSANDVGNRKRDIRFKSTGNVPPNSSKETKESVDATNLPLNYINGIEDLGIDAEVGVPQDFNSWFNLDEETGQEHDFIGLPTPMDELADIF from the exons ATGGCCGGACATGCTAGATATGAATTGACATCGGCAAGCCCTGACTCCAGTTTTTCAGGGAACTACCAAAATGGTCAGAGAAGTTACTCGGGTCCCACTCTGGATAGGCCTTCAAGCTTCAGGGAAAATGCAGAGAGTAGGATGTTTGGTTTTGGGAAGGCAACTCCTAGAGGGAGTGCTACCTCATCAGACATGCCTACACTATCTCAATGCCTGATGTTGGATCCAGTTGTCgttggagaaaaaaaaaatgcacatTCTGTTGAGCTAAGGAGAGTTCTTGGTTTTTCTGTTGGGAGCAGTTCCGAAGACAATTCTTTTGGTGCTGCTTATCCGAAGAATTTATCTCCATTGGCCGTGGAGGAATTAAAACGACTGAGAACAAGTGTTGCAGATTCTTGTGTTAAAGCCAG TGGTAGAGCAAAGAGGTTGGATGAACATCTGAATAAATTACACAAATATTATGATGCTATGACCTCTAAGAAGCAGCAGCGACTTGAACTGATGACAAATGAACGATCAAGTGGTTCAAATTTGAAGATTGGATCCCAGATGCATCGAAATTCGCCAGAACTCGGGAATCAGAAATTAGATGATCGACCTAAGAACGTTGTTCTTAACAAGCGCATGCGCTCATCCGTTACAGAAACCCGG GCTGAATCCCGAAATAATGGAGTACCACGATCATCTTTGGTGGCAAAAGAAAGAGAGATTGTTAAATATAATAATGCAGATCCTGATATGGCTGAAGAAAAAATAAGGAGATTGCCTGCTAGTGGAGAAGGCTGGGACAAAAGAATGAAAAGGAAACGTTCAGTTGGTGCTGTATTCTCAAGATCCATTGACAGTGATGGGGAAGTGAAGCGACCTATGCATCATAAGCTTACAAGTGACTCTAGTCTGCAGGCCCCTGATTCTAATATTGGTTTCAG ATCTGGGGCGTCTAGTGGCAGTAAGAAAGTGGATTCTACATCTCCTGCTGGCTCAAATGCACGGGCGACGATTAAAAATGATCAAGAAAAATCTGCACTCTCAAAGGATTTTTCTATTGGACAAAATAAGGAGCGAGCCTTTGGGAAAGGAAACTTAAA GCTGAATAATCGTGAGGACAACAACACTAATTGTCCTAGTCCAATAGTTAAAGGAAAGGCTGCTAGGGCGCCGCGAAGTGGCTCCACGATTTCAACTAACGCTGCTTCTAACATACCTCGTTTGCCTGGAACTTTGGAGAGTTGGGAACAACCCCAGGGTGTTAGCAAGGCCCCTTCGATTGTTGGGGTTAACAATCGCAAGCGTGCTATGCCTGCAGGATCGTCTTCTCCACCTATTACTCAATGGGGTGGTCAGAGATCAAATAAGATTTCTCGTACTAGGAGGACAAATCTTATGCCCGTGAACCATGATGAAGTGCAGATACCATTCGAAGCATGTTCTCCTTCAAGTTTTGGACCTCGTTTAAGCATTGCAGCGACCAATGCTTCTCTTCTTTCCAAGAGTGCACCGAATGGAAACCAAAATTTTAAATCGAAACCTGAAAGTGTTCCGTCTCCTTCCAGATTGTCCGACAGTGAAGAATCTGGTGCTGTTGAAAACAGAAACAAAGAGAGAGTTGTTGGGAATGGAGGCATGGAGGAAAAGGCTGCGAATGCTGGTATGAATGTGATGCCTTCTGTAATTCCGgtggaaaaaaacaaaaacattgTCAAAAAAGAAAGTGGTGATGGTGTGCGGAGGCAAGAGCGTAGTGGAAGGGTCTCACCTTTTTCTAGGGAAAGCGTTTCACCCCTGCGGGAGAAGGTGGATAATGTGATGCCAGTAGTCAAGCCTCTGCGTAATGTGAGGTCTGGTTCCGACAAGAATGGAAG CAAGTCAGGCCGTCGTTTGAAGAAGCTCGCAGATCGCAGAGGTTTCCCTCGTATTGGCCATTTAGCAAATGGGGGTTCACCTGATTGTAGTG GGGAATCTGAGGACGACCACGAGGAGCTTTTAGAAGCTGCAAATTTGGCTTACCATTCTAGCC TGAATGCGTGTTCGAGTGATTTCTGGAAGACTGTTGAGCCGTTGTTTGCTTCTATGAGTGAAGAGGAAAAATCCTACTTAATTCGGCAG GTGAAACTGGCTGAAGAGTCATGTGGATGTTTGTCTCAAAATTGTTGTCATGGCAGTAATCTTCAGGGGAGATTG GATCGCCTTGGGCAAGATGAGATGTATGCATCTGATGTTTTCTCTTGTGAAAGAAGTATACACATGAAGAATGATATTGGGTCGAAGGACTCATTGGATAAGGCAGAATTTGTACAACAATTTCAGAATTCTTCTCTATTTCAGTGCCCCAGTGCTCAGAAAGATTATGAGATTTCTACTCCGTTGTTCCAAAGGGTGCTATCTGCTTTAATTGTGGAAGTTGACATTGAAGAATCTGAAGAAACTGGATTTGGAAGACCAAGGAGTTCAGTTAATGATACATGTCTCTTCATTGGCAATGGAAGTAAACATGTAGATATGCTCGAATTCTGTGAGCCAATACTTGGTTCTCAAACTCTGAAAAACGGGAATCCACATACTGTTTTTCCCTGTAACGGAAATACAGATTTCAATAGTCGCCCTAGTGGTAGAGATCATCTTTGTAATGGTGAGCTGTTTCAGAAGGATGGCGAATATTTGCATTCAGAGATTGAAGTGTCGGTTAGATTTACAAGGGGTGATTATATTCCACCAAAATATCCTGCAAATAATTGTAATGTTTCTCCCATTGATTGTGCATACGAGCAGATGTCCATGGATGAAAAGATTGTACTAGAATTGCAGAGCATCGGACTTCTGGAATCCATC CCTGACTTAGATGATAAAGAAGACGAGCCAATTAACCAGGATATTGTTCAATTAGAGAGGGGGCTTCTTGAAAAG AACGGAAAGAAGAAGATTTCCTTGGATAAAATATGCAAGGCTGTTCGAGAAGCCAAGAATGATGGAAGATG TGAACCTGAGCAGGTTGCAATGGACAGACTTATTGAGTTGTCATACAAGAAACTTTTG GCTACCAAAGGAAGCTTTGCTTCTAAACATGGGATTGCTAAAGTATCGAAACAATTTGCTTTGGCTTTTGTCAAGAGGTCCCTCGCAAGATGTCGGATGTTTGAAGATTCAGGGGCTAGCTGTTTTTCTGAGCCTCCACTACGAGAAATCATTCATGCTACTCCACCTCGGTCCTTCGAAACAGAGCCGCTTTCTAACCTGGGAGTTGCTAAGG ATGGTGTTTCATCGGATGCTTTTGCAACTTTGACTCATCAATCTGATCATGCATTTGCTAAAAAAGGGCCCATATCAAACAGAGGGAAGAAAAAAGAAGTATTGCTTGATGATGTTGGGGGGGCTGCCATTAGAGCCACACCTGCTCTTGGCAGTTTGGGCGGTACGAAGGGCAAGAGAAGTGAAAGGGACAGAGATAGAGACACTTCAACCAGAAACACCGTCACCAAAGCTGGGAGGTCATCTTTGGCCAGCTCTAAAGGTGACCGGAAAACAAAATCGAAGCCCAAGCAGAAAACTGCTCAACTTTGTACATCAGGAAATGGGTTTGTCAATAAACTCACAGACACCACAAATCCAATCTGTACCTCGGCCAGCGTTTCTGGTGACTCAGCCAATGATGTTGGCAACAGGAAACGAGACATTAGATTTAAATCGACAGGTAACGTCCCCCCAAATTCATCAAAAGAAACAAAAGAATCAGTGGACGCCACAAACTTGCCATTAAATTATATCAACGGTATAGAGGATCTAGGCATAGATGCCGAGGTTGGTGTGCCACAGGATTTCAATTCTTGGTTCAATTTAGATGAGGAAACAGGCCAAGAACatgattttattggccttccaACTCCTATGGATGAGCTTGCAGATATATTTTGA
- the LOC140862959 gene encoding uncharacterized protein isoform X2 — translation MFGFGKATPRGSATSSDMPTLSQCLMLDPVVVGEKKNAHSVELRRVLGFSVGSSSEDNSFGAAYPKNLSPLAVEELKRLRTSVADSCVKASGRAKRLDEHLNKLHKYYDAMTSKKQQRLELMTNERSSGSNLKIGSQMHRNSPELGNQKLDDRPKNVVLNKRMRSSVTETRAESRNNGVPRSSLVAKEREIVKYNNADPDMAEEKIRRLPASGEGWDKRMKRKRSVGAVFSRSIDSDGEVKRPMHHKLTSDSSLQAPDSNIGFRSGASSGSKKVDSTSPAGSNARATIKNDQEKSALSKDFSIGQNKERAFGKGNLKLNNREDNNTNCPSPIVKGKAARAPRSGSTISTNAASNIPRLPGTLESWEQPQGVSKAPSIVGVNNRKRAMPAGSSSPPITQWGGQRSNKISRTRRTNLMPVNHDEVQIPFEACSPSSFGPRLSIAATNASLLSKSAPNGNQNFKSKPESVPSPSRLSDSEESGAVENRNKERVVGNGGMEEKAANAGMNVMPSVIPVEKNKNIVKKESGDGVRRQERSGRVSPFSRESVSPLREKVDNVMPVVKPLRNVRSGSDKNGSKSGRRLKKLADRRGFPRIGHLANGGSPDCSGESEDDHEELLEAANLAYHSSLNACSSDFWKTVEPLFASMSEEEKSYLIRQVKLAEESCGCLSQNCCHGSNLQGRLDRLGQDEMYASDVFSCERSIHMKNDIGSKDSLDKAEFVQQFQNSSLFQCPSAQKDYEISTPLFQRVLSALIVEVDIEESEETGFGRPRSSVNDTCLFIGNGSKHVDMLEFCEPILGSQTLKNGNPHTVFPCNGNTDFNSRPSGRDHLCNGELFQKDGEYLHSEIEVSVRFTRGDYIPPKYPANNCNVSPIDCAYEQMSMDEKIVLELQSIGLLESIPDLDDKEDEPINQDIVQLERGLLEKNGKKKISLDKICKAVREAKNDGRCEPEQVAMDRLIELSYKKLLATKGSFASKHGIAKVSKQFALAFVKRSLARCRMFEDSGASCFSEPPLREIIHATPPRSFETEPLSNLGVAKDGVSSDAFATLTHQSDHAFAKKGPISNRGKKKEVLLDDVGGAAIRATPALGSLGGTKGKRSERDRDRDTSTRNTVTKAGRSSLASSKGDRKTKSKPKQKTAQLCTSGNGFVNKLTDTTNPICTSASVSGDSANDVGNRKRDIRFKSTGNVPPNSSKETKESVDATNLPLNYINGIEDLGIDAEVGVPQDFNSWFNLDEETGQEHDFIGLPTPMDELADIF, via the exons ATGTTTGGTTTTGGGAAGGCAACTCCTAGAGGGAGTGCTACCTCATCAGACATGCCTACACTATCTCAATGCCTGATGTTGGATCCAGTTGTCgttggagaaaaaaaaaatgcacatTCTGTTGAGCTAAGGAGAGTTCTTGGTTTTTCTGTTGGGAGCAGTTCCGAAGACAATTCTTTTGGTGCTGCTTATCCGAAGAATTTATCTCCATTGGCCGTGGAGGAATTAAAACGACTGAGAACAAGTGTTGCAGATTCTTGTGTTAAAGCCAG TGGTAGAGCAAAGAGGTTGGATGAACATCTGAATAAATTACACAAATATTATGATGCTATGACCTCTAAGAAGCAGCAGCGACTTGAACTGATGACAAATGAACGATCAAGTGGTTCAAATTTGAAGATTGGATCCCAGATGCATCGAAATTCGCCAGAACTCGGGAATCAGAAATTAGATGATCGACCTAAGAACGTTGTTCTTAACAAGCGCATGCGCTCATCCGTTACAGAAACCCGG GCTGAATCCCGAAATAATGGAGTACCACGATCATCTTTGGTGGCAAAAGAAAGAGAGATTGTTAAATATAATAATGCAGATCCTGATATGGCTGAAGAAAAAATAAGGAGATTGCCTGCTAGTGGAGAAGGCTGGGACAAAAGAATGAAAAGGAAACGTTCAGTTGGTGCTGTATTCTCAAGATCCATTGACAGTGATGGGGAAGTGAAGCGACCTATGCATCATAAGCTTACAAGTGACTCTAGTCTGCAGGCCCCTGATTCTAATATTGGTTTCAG ATCTGGGGCGTCTAGTGGCAGTAAGAAAGTGGATTCTACATCTCCTGCTGGCTCAAATGCACGGGCGACGATTAAAAATGATCAAGAAAAATCTGCACTCTCAAAGGATTTTTCTATTGGACAAAATAAGGAGCGAGCCTTTGGGAAAGGAAACTTAAA GCTGAATAATCGTGAGGACAACAACACTAATTGTCCTAGTCCAATAGTTAAAGGAAAGGCTGCTAGGGCGCCGCGAAGTGGCTCCACGATTTCAACTAACGCTGCTTCTAACATACCTCGTTTGCCTGGAACTTTGGAGAGTTGGGAACAACCCCAGGGTGTTAGCAAGGCCCCTTCGATTGTTGGGGTTAACAATCGCAAGCGTGCTATGCCTGCAGGATCGTCTTCTCCACCTATTACTCAATGGGGTGGTCAGAGATCAAATAAGATTTCTCGTACTAGGAGGACAAATCTTATGCCCGTGAACCATGATGAAGTGCAGATACCATTCGAAGCATGTTCTCCTTCAAGTTTTGGACCTCGTTTAAGCATTGCAGCGACCAATGCTTCTCTTCTTTCCAAGAGTGCACCGAATGGAAACCAAAATTTTAAATCGAAACCTGAAAGTGTTCCGTCTCCTTCCAGATTGTCCGACAGTGAAGAATCTGGTGCTGTTGAAAACAGAAACAAAGAGAGAGTTGTTGGGAATGGAGGCATGGAGGAAAAGGCTGCGAATGCTGGTATGAATGTGATGCCTTCTGTAATTCCGgtggaaaaaaacaaaaacattgTCAAAAAAGAAAGTGGTGATGGTGTGCGGAGGCAAGAGCGTAGTGGAAGGGTCTCACCTTTTTCTAGGGAAAGCGTTTCACCCCTGCGGGAGAAGGTGGATAATGTGATGCCAGTAGTCAAGCCTCTGCGTAATGTGAGGTCTGGTTCCGACAAGAATGGAAG CAAGTCAGGCCGTCGTTTGAAGAAGCTCGCAGATCGCAGAGGTTTCCCTCGTATTGGCCATTTAGCAAATGGGGGTTCACCTGATTGTAGTG GGGAATCTGAGGACGACCACGAGGAGCTTTTAGAAGCTGCAAATTTGGCTTACCATTCTAGCC TGAATGCGTGTTCGAGTGATTTCTGGAAGACTGTTGAGCCGTTGTTTGCTTCTATGAGTGAAGAGGAAAAATCCTACTTAATTCGGCAG GTGAAACTGGCTGAAGAGTCATGTGGATGTTTGTCTCAAAATTGTTGTCATGGCAGTAATCTTCAGGGGAGATTG GATCGCCTTGGGCAAGATGAGATGTATGCATCTGATGTTTTCTCTTGTGAAAGAAGTATACACATGAAGAATGATATTGGGTCGAAGGACTCATTGGATAAGGCAGAATTTGTACAACAATTTCAGAATTCTTCTCTATTTCAGTGCCCCAGTGCTCAGAAAGATTATGAGATTTCTACTCCGTTGTTCCAAAGGGTGCTATCTGCTTTAATTGTGGAAGTTGACATTGAAGAATCTGAAGAAACTGGATTTGGAAGACCAAGGAGTTCAGTTAATGATACATGTCTCTTCATTGGCAATGGAAGTAAACATGTAGATATGCTCGAATTCTGTGAGCCAATACTTGGTTCTCAAACTCTGAAAAACGGGAATCCACATACTGTTTTTCCCTGTAACGGAAATACAGATTTCAATAGTCGCCCTAGTGGTAGAGATCATCTTTGTAATGGTGAGCTGTTTCAGAAGGATGGCGAATATTTGCATTCAGAGATTGAAGTGTCGGTTAGATTTACAAGGGGTGATTATATTCCACCAAAATATCCTGCAAATAATTGTAATGTTTCTCCCATTGATTGTGCATACGAGCAGATGTCCATGGATGAAAAGATTGTACTAGAATTGCAGAGCATCGGACTTCTGGAATCCATC CCTGACTTAGATGATAAAGAAGACGAGCCAATTAACCAGGATATTGTTCAATTAGAGAGGGGGCTTCTTGAAAAG AACGGAAAGAAGAAGATTTCCTTGGATAAAATATGCAAGGCTGTTCGAGAAGCCAAGAATGATGGAAGATG TGAACCTGAGCAGGTTGCAATGGACAGACTTATTGAGTTGTCATACAAGAAACTTTTG GCTACCAAAGGAAGCTTTGCTTCTAAACATGGGATTGCTAAAGTATCGAAACAATTTGCTTTGGCTTTTGTCAAGAGGTCCCTCGCAAGATGTCGGATGTTTGAAGATTCAGGGGCTAGCTGTTTTTCTGAGCCTCCACTACGAGAAATCATTCATGCTACTCCACCTCGGTCCTTCGAAACAGAGCCGCTTTCTAACCTGGGAGTTGCTAAGG ATGGTGTTTCATCGGATGCTTTTGCAACTTTGACTCATCAATCTGATCATGCATTTGCTAAAAAAGGGCCCATATCAAACAGAGGGAAGAAAAAAGAAGTATTGCTTGATGATGTTGGGGGGGCTGCCATTAGAGCCACACCTGCTCTTGGCAGTTTGGGCGGTACGAAGGGCAAGAGAAGTGAAAGGGACAGAGATAGAGACACTTCAACCAGAAACACCGTCACCAAAGCTGGGAGGTCATCTTTGGCCAGCTCTAAAGGTGACCGGAAAACAAAATCGAAGCCCAAGCAGAAAACTGCTCAACTTTGTACATCAGGAAATGGGTTTGTCAATAAACTCACAGACACCACAAATCCAATCTGTACCTCGGCCAGCGTTTCTGGTGACTCAGCCAATGATGTTGGCAACAGGAAACGAGACATTAGATTTAAATCGACAGGTAACGTCCCCCCAAATTCATCAAAAGAAACAAAAGAATCAGTGGACGCCACAAACTTGCCATTAAATTATATCAACGGTATAGAGGATCTAGGCATAGATGCCGAGGTTGGTGTGCCACAGGATTTCAATTCTTGGTTCAATTTAGATGAGGAAACAGGCCAAGAACatgattttattggccttccaACTCCTATGGATGAGCTTGCAGATATATTTTGA